From a region of the Panicum virgatum strain AP13 chromosome 2K, P.virgatum_v5, whole genome shotgun sequence genome:
- the LOC120688869 gene encoding anthocyanidin 3-O-glucosyltransferase 2-like, which translates to MIDRSMAAATIVFLPCWESGHFMSMVAAGKRMLDASGGALSLTVLVMQAPTAAKAAEVDGHVRREAASGLDIRFLNLPPVEPPTGYVAPEEFNFRYTQLHAPQVEEAVAGLASPVAAIVVDLFCTPLLDAAGELAVPRYVYFASTGAFLALMLRLPAFREELTARHRETDGTVHVPGLPPVPLPYMPACLSGDKIGNYEWFEDYGRRFMDASGIIINSSIELEPGVLAAIADGRCVPGRPAPMVHAIGPVIWFAAREQQQHVCVRWLDTQPPASVVFLCFGSKGFVDWAQVGEVAAGLERAGHRFLWVLRGPPAAGSSNPTDADLDATLPGGFLTRTRGRGLVWPAWAPQKEVLAHPAVGGFVTHCGWNSTLESLWFGVPMVPWPLYGEQHLNAFELVTAMGVAVPMKSMDGGKVEPFVGAAELEQAVRGLIGGTEEGRKAREKAAGLKAACRNAVAEGGSSDAALRKLVREILISSGGGAPPP; encoded by the coding sequence ATGATCGATCGATCCATGGCTGCCGCTACCATCGTCTTCCTCCCTTGCTGGGAATCCGGCCACTTCATGTCCATGGTCGCGGCCGGCAAGCGGATGCTcgacgccagcggcggcgccctctCCCTGACCGTGCTGGTCATGCAGGCGCCCACGGCGGCCAAGGCGGCCGAGGTCGACGGCCATGTACGACGTGAGGCGGCGTCCGGCCTCGACATCCGCTTCCTGAACCTCCCCCCCGTCGAGCCGCCGACCGGCTACGTCGCCCCCGAGGAGTTCAACTTCAGGTACACCCAGCTCCACGCGCCCCAGGTCGAGGAGGCCGTAGCCGGGCTGGCGTCTCCCGTGGCTGCGATCGTCGTGGACCTCTTCTGCACGCCCCTGCTCgacgcggccggcgagctcgccgtgcCCCGGTACGTGTACTTCGCCTCCACGGGCGCGTTCCTCGCGCTGATGCTGCGCCTGCCGGCGTTCCGCGAGGAGCTCACCGCCAGGCACAGGGAGACGGATGGCACGGTGCACGTGCCGGGCTTGCCGCCGGTGCCGCTGCCCTACATGCCGGCGTGCCTGTCGGGGGACAAGATCGGCAACTACGAGTGGTTCGAGGACTACGGGCGCCGCTTCATGGACGCCAGCGGCATCATCATCAACTCCTCGATCGAGCTCGAGCCCGGGGTTCTCGCCGCCATCGCGGACGGCCGCTGCGTGCCGGGGCGCCCGGCTCCTATGGTCCACGCCATCGGCCCGGTGATCTGGTTCGCCGcgcgcgagcagcagcagcacgtgtGCGTCCGGTGGCTGGACACGCAGCCGCCAGCCTCGGTCGTGTTCCTCTGCTTCGGGAGCAAGGGGTTCGTCGACTGGGCGCAGGTCGgggaggtcgccgccggcctggAGCGCGCCGGCCATCGCTTCCTCTGGGTGCTGCgggggccgccggccgccgggtccAGCAACCCGACGGACGCCGACCTGGACGCGACGCTCCCAGGCGGGTTCCTGACGAGGACCCGGGGGCGCGGGCTCGTGTGGCCGGCGTGGGCGCCGCAGAAGGAGGTCCTGGCGCACCCGGCCGTGGGCGGCTTCGTGAcgcactgcgggtggaactcgacCCTCGAGAGCCTGTGGTTCGGCGTGCCGATGGTGCCGTGGCCGCTGTACGGCGAGCAGCACCTGAACGCGTTCGAGCTCGTGACGGCCATGGGCGTCGCCGTCCCGATGAAGAGCATGGACGGGGGCAAGGTGGAGCCCTTcgtgggggcggcggagctGGAGCAGGCGGTGCGGGGCCTGATAGGCGGGAcggaggaggggaggaaggCGAGGGAGAAGGCGGCGGGGTTGAAGGCCGCGTGCCGGAATGCCGTGGCGGAGGGCGGGTCCTCGGACGCCGCGCTTCGGAAGCTCGTCCGCGAGATCTTAATCTCATCTGGcggaggggcgccgccgccgtga